A genomic region of Alistipes megaguti contains the following coding sequences:
- a CDS encoding YhjD/YihY/BrkB family envelope integrity protein, with translation MILRKLFTYFTDTIFREDINEWRNPVVRWLVQQYRLLFYTARGLVEHGTLVRSAALTFYTLMSLVPLLALVFAVVKGFGLADGLVENLYELFPQHPETVDYIVGFAENALARTQGGVVAAVGLVMLFWAVIRVFGSIENAFNNIWEVKVERSIARQWTDYIAVVMIVPVLWILANAVGNYIEQVLGLYDKWYFTTLSRLASMVVIWTMFTLLYLIIPNARVRFQSALMAGIVAGTIFLLFQWGYVYVQRWMTSYNAVYGSFAALPLFLIWMQTSWEILLFGGELSFAYQNISRFAEERESLRISYDQRRKVLLAVMILVARNFRDHGGTLPTDEIRKRLELPTRIVNDILFQLVQAGQLIAVRSGDGEREVAFAPAHDLSSITVYGILEAVERTGQTTLDLEQTPELARMNREVETLKEEVLHSPNNVRLTDLL, from the coding sequence ATGATACTCCGAAAACTCTTCACCTACTTTACCGATACGATCTTCCGGGAGGACATCAACGAATGGCGCAATCCCGTCGTACGGTGGCTCGTACAGCAATACCGGCTACTCTTCTACACGGCCCGCGGGCTGGTCGAGCACGGAACGCTGGTCCGCTCCGCAGCGCTCACCTTCTACACGCTCATGTCGCTCGTGCCGCTCCTGGCCCTGGTCTTCGCCGTGGTCAAGGGTTTCGGCCTCGCCGACGGACTCGTCGAAAACCTCTACGAGCTCTTTCCTCAACACCCCGAAACCGTCGACTACATCGTCGGATTCGCCGAAAACGCCCTGGCCCGAACCCAGGGCGGCGTCGTGGCCGCCGTGGGCCTGGTGATGCTCTTCTGGGCCGTGATCCGCGTCTTTGGGTCGATCGAAAACGCCTTCAACAACATCTGGGAGGTCAAGGTCGAACGAAGCATCGCCCGTCAGTGGACCGACTACATCGCCGTGGTGATGATCGTCCCCGTGCTCTGGATCCTCGCCAATGCTGTCGGCAACTACATCGAGCAAGTCCTGGGCCTCTACGACAAGTGGTACTTCACGACCCTCTCCCGCCTGGCCTCGATGGTCGTCATCTGGACGATGTTCACCCTGCTCTACCTGATCATCCCCAACGCCCGGGTGCGGTTCCAGAGCGCCCTGATGGCCGGAATCGTCGCCGGGACCATCTTCCTGCTCTTCCAGTGGGGCTACGTCTACGTCCAGCGCTGGATGACCTCCTACAACGCCGTCTACGGCAGTTTCGCCGCCCTGCCGCTCTTCCTCATCTGGATGCAGACCTCCTGGGAGATCCTTCTCTTCGGCGGCGAGCTCTCGTTCGCCTACCAGAACATCAGCCGCTTCGCCGAGGAGCGCGAATCGCTGCGCATCAGCTACGACCAGCGCCGCAAGGTGCTCCTCGCGGTGATGATTCTCGTAGCACGTAACTTCCGCGACCACGGCGGAACGCTCCCGACCGACGAGATCCGCAAACGCCTCGAGCTCCCGACCCGAATCGTCAACGACATTCTCTTCCAGCTCGTGCAGGCCGGACAACTGATCGCCGTGCGCAGCGGCGACGGCGAACGCGAAGTGGCCTTCGCCCCGGCCCACGACCTCTCGTCGATCACCGTCTACGGCATCCTCGAAGCCGTCGAACGCACCGGACAGACCACCCTCGACCTGGAACAAACCCCCGAACTGGCCCGCATGAACCGCGAAGTGGAGACACTCAAGGAGGAGGTCCTCCACTCGCCGAACAACGTGCGATTGACAGACCTGCTGTAA
- a CDS encoding Rossmann-like and DUF2520 domain-containing protein codes for MKRVVIIGSGNLAEALALAIAGSGLELLQLFARNPERGRTVAALAGCSWSSDPEALRRDADLYLIAVSDRAVGEVASQLPIPEGAVVAHTAGSVPLEALPERFARRAVFYPMQTFTKGRRVDFSEIPVFLETSDPGFRAELEAFARTLSRTVLWADSAQRGKVHLAAVFACNFANHMYALGEAVVRSAGLDFAVLKPLIAETAAKACDARSPRDVQTGPAIRNDTATQERHLALLDGNPTLQEIYTQISENIWKTSRNQ; via the coding sequence ATGAAACGAGTCGTCATTATCGGAAGCGGAAACCTGGCAGAGGCCCTGGCTCTGGCCATCGCCGGAAGCGGTCTGGAACTCCTCCAGCTCTTCGCCCGCAATCCGGAACGGGGCCGTACCGTCGCCGCCCTGGCCGGATGCAGCTGGAGCTCCGACCCCGAAGCGCTCCGCCGCGACGCCGACCTCTATCTGATCGCCGTGAGCGACCGCGCCGTGGGCGAGGTGGCCTCGCAGCTGCCCATCCCCGAGGGGGCGGTCGTGGCCCATACGGCCGGCAGCGTCCCGCTGGAGGCTCTTCCGGAGCGATTTGCGCGCCGTGCGGTCTTCTACCCGATGCAGACCTTCACCAAGGGCCGCCGGGTCGATTTTTCGGAAATCCCGGTCTTCCTCGAAACTTCGGACCCCGGATTCCGGGCCGAACTCGAAGCCTTTGCCCGCACGCTCTCCCGGACGGTGCTCTGGGCCGACTCCGCACAGCGGGGCAAAGTGCACCTTGCCGCGGTCTTTGCCTGCAACTTCGCCAACCACATGTACGCCCTGGGCGAGGCGGTGGTCCGCAGCGCCGGGCTCGACTTTGCGGTACTCAAGCCGCTGATCGCCGAAACCGCCGCCAAGGCCTGCGACGCCCGCTCGCCGCGCGACGTGCAGACCGGCCCCGCCATACGCAACGACACCGCCACGCAGGAGCGGCACCTCGCCCTGCTCGACGGCAACCCGACCCTTCAGGAGATCTATACCCAAATCAGCGAAAACATATGGAAAACTTCAAGGAATCAATAG
- a CDS encoding HAD family hydrolase has translation MENFKESIARCRTFIFDVDGVMTDGGIIPTVDGDFIRRYNAKDGYALAYAIKLGYRVCIITGGRGKTLEHRLRMLGIRHYYVDCMDKIAAMREYLAREGVDPADVIYMGDDIPDLECMREVGIPVCPSDAAAEVIEASRYVSEFKGGEGAVRDIIEQVLRAHGDWARDSMGVTPSSLVASR, from the coding sequence ATGGAAAACTTCAAGGAATCAATAGCACGCTGCCGGACCTTCATCTTCGATGTTGACGGCGTGATGACCGACGGCGGGATCATCCCGACCGTCGACGGTGACTTCATCCGCCGCTACAACGCCAAGGACGGCTATGCGCTGGCCTACGCCATCAAACTGGGCTACCGTGTCTGCATCATCACCGGAGGACGCGGCAAGACGCTCGAGCACCGGCTTCGGATGCTCGGGATCCGCCACTACTACGTCGACTGCATGGACAAGATCGCGGCCATGCGCGAATACCTCGCCCGCGAAGGGGTCGACCCGGCCGACGTCATCTATATGGGCGACGACATCCCCGATCTGGAGTGTATGCGCGAAGTAGGGATTCCGGTCTGCCCGTCGGATGCCGCCGCCGAGGTGATCGAGGCTTCGCGCTATGTCTCGGAGTTCAAAGGGGGCGAAGGGGCCGTGCGCGACATCATCGAACAGGTGCTCCGGGCCCACGGCGACTGGGCGCGCGACTCGATGGGCGTCACACCGTCGTCGCTCGTCGCCTCGCGCTGA
- a CDS encoding BACON domain-containing protein: MKKFLLFAAALMVFSGCKKEDNSVNTPPVVDKVSIAPESESFTSEGGTTEVIVTSSGEWTLTGDYDWVDATSRKGKDGDVVKFTVQPNTTQEELKGEFTFTVGKATAAFKVTCAKAEEKPVEDKISVFPKSIDAESEGGRFEVTVTSSGDWELTGQADWVEASPLKGKDGDKVVFQVKANESLEALSTKFTFTVGKQTFELPVTCKATDYFLTLTSEKEVSVPQAGKQIEVVLDSSDSYRDLTYTISSEAQSWLTYDITLAGEGDKGAKMYFTAAENTTFEGRTATITIKGTHDTPVVEIQVSQAQKDNISTPQTELNIGLEGGQLEIPVTANVTYEVQPSDSWITYSGRQSDMERFMIEASGERREGTITFKGGDAELVVKVTQKTQALIEWVVNMEDNWAGPTEWKNPSVLNNLSQFTMEAMVNIADFKSPREITTIMGVENYFLLRLGDGQNVRNGMLEVAHKNGAVLASGELPTFMYINKWIHFAVTFDKGQVTLYINGVSFGSGRISSMPSASFGTSRAYPDSDYNRLFWVGYSYSAERGLKGKMCEVRIWNKVLSPADFKATNHFYYVDPASEGLVAYWRFNEGQGTTIKDHTANGNDLEMNKAPQWVSVSLP; this comes from the coding sequence ATGAAGAAATTTTTGCTTTTTGCTGCGGCTCTGATGGTGTTCAGCGGTTGCAAGAAGGAGGATAACAGCGTCAATACGCCTCCTGTAGTCGACAAGGTCTCGATCGCTCCCGAGAGCGAATCGTTCACGAGCGAGGGCGGTACGACCGAGGTGATCGTCACCTCGTCGGGCGAATGGACCCTCACGGGCGACTACGACTGGGTCGATGCCACGTCCCGCAAGGGTAAGGACGGCGACGTGGTGAAGTTCACCGTACAGCCCAATACCACCCAGGAGGAGCTCAAGGGTGAATTTACCTTCACGGTGGGCAAGGCGACGGCTGCCTTTAAGGTGACGTGTGCCAAGGCCGAGGAGAAGCCCGTCGAGGATAAGATTTCGGTCTTCCCGAAGAGCATCGATGCCGAATCGGAAGGCGGCCGCTTCGAGGTGACGGTCACCTCGTCGGGCGACTGGGAGCTCACGGGCCAGGCCGACTGGGTCGAGGCTTCGCCCCTGAAGGGCAAGGATGGTGACAAGGTGGTCTTCCAGGTCAAGGCCAACGAGTCGCTCGAGGCCCTCTCGACCAAGTTCACCTTTACGGTCGGCAAGCAGACCTTCGAGCTGCCCGTGACGTGCAAGGCCACGGACTATTTCCTGACGCTGACCTCCGAGAAGGAGGTGTCGGTGCCGCAGGCCGGCAAGCAGATCGAGGTGGTGCTCGATTCGAGCGATTCGTACCGCGATCTGACCTACACGATTTCGTCCGAGGCGCAGTCGTGGCTGACGTACGACATCACGCTGGCCGGCGAGGGTGACAAGGGTGCCAAGATGTACTTCACGGCGGCCGAGAACACGACCTTCGAGGGCCGCACGGCAACGATCACCATCAAGGGTACGCACGATACTCCGGTTGTCGAGATCCAGGTTTCGCAGGCTCAGAAGGACAACATCTCGACCCCGCAGACGGAGCTGAACATCGGTCTGGAGGGCGGTCAGCTGGAGATTCCCGTGACGGCCAACGTCACCTACGAGGTGCAGCCCTCCGACAGCTGGATCACCTACAGCGGACGTCAGAGTGACATGGAGCGCTTCATGATCGAAGCGTCGGGCGAGCGCCGCGAGGGTACGATCACCTTCAAGGGCGGTGATGCCGAACTGGTTGTCAAGGTGACGCAGAAGACCCAGGCGCTGATCGAATGGGTGGTCAACATGGAGGACAACTGGGCCGGTCCCACGGAGTGGAAGAACCCCTCGGTGCTGAACAACCTCTCGCAGTTCACCATGGAGGCCATGGTGAATATCGCCGACTTCAAGTCACCCAGGGAGATTACCACCATCATGGGTGTCGAGAACTACTTCCTGCTGCGTCTGGGCGACGGCCAGAACGTCAGAAACGGCATGCTTGAGGTGGCTCACAAGAACGGAGCCGTACTTGCTTCTGGCGAGCTGCCCACGTTCATGTATATAAATAAGTGGATCCACTTTGCCGTGACTTTCGACAAGGGTCAGGTGACGCTCTATATCAACGGCGTGTCGTTTGGTTCGGGCCGCATCTCGTCGATGCCGTCGGCCAGCTTCGGCACGTCGCGTGCCTATCCCGATTCGGACTACAACCGCCTCTTCTGGGTGGGTTACTCCTACAGTGCGGAGCGTGGCCTGAAGGGCAAGATGTGCGAGGTGCGCATCTGGAACAAGGTCCTCTCGCCGGCCGACTTCAAGGCTACGAACCACTTCTACTACGTCGATCCCGCATCGGAGGGTCTGGTGGCCTACTGGCGCTTCAACGAGGGGCAGGGTACCACCATCAAGGACCACACTGCGAACGGCAACGACCTGGAGATGAACAAGGCTCCCCAGTGGGTATCGGTTTCGCTGCCCTAA
- a CDS encoding BT_3987 domain-containing protein, producing the protein MKKRSLWLLLLTVIGLTGIFTSCKSDENVDKINTLEVTPSSTIQFKASGNTPVTLSVKTDASSWSFTAPEWIEAKQEGTTLTLSAKDNPTDGSRSGRIEITAGTAQAVTISVTQDKRAPEDPDALSVDPTDDITFKASGSEPVVLTVTTNVESWAYEVPEWIQATKEGDKLTLSAEANPTTSTRSGRIEISAGSAQTVYINVLQEAGDGTVEEGVKGLLKNTSGDELSTTITTMDALKKTVRFELAEAAEKEVQVEIVADEAYVAEYNFIHRTNYVAYPASEVSVEGGSVTIQAGKTASNDITVTVKTDNREALRNNVEYMLPLTVRAKTGNVSLSGDDVRVNYFFSRQCKKEVKNILFFEVNSTNPLNALEYRLKDGSMFFDAVVLFSANIRWNAMSDEVYLHNNPNVQALLDGSEVYLQPLRKAGIKVLLGLLGDHTPAGVANLTDYGAKMYASDVANAIKQYQLDGVALDDEYTEGSGSSACFAGNSTTAASRLAYELKMAMKEKCNWDTYVCTYQYGTFSQSLPAYKGQNPGSFIDITVADYPVGAAFAYSGMDKSSCAAQSIELNLNRGNVSAAYGAKEKGYGWFMWFAFDPSPTSNIENKEGSVRAFKEAADGLYGMDLIDPTGYYKKVTPGGDVGGYDPTRYEF; encoded by the coding sequence ATGAAAAAGAGATCATTATGGCTGTTGCTTCTGACGGTGATCGGTCTGACCGGAATCTTCACCTCGTGCAAGAGCGATGAAAATGTCGACAAGATCAACACGCTGGAGGTGACCCCGTCGTCGACCATCCAGTTCAAGGCCTCGGGCAACACCCCCGTGACGCTGAGCGTGAAGACCGATGCTTCGTCGTGGAGCTTCACCGCCCCGGAGTGGATCGAAGCCAAACAGGAGGGGACCACGCTGACGCTCTCGGCCAAGGACAATCCGACGGACGGCTCGCGTTCGGGCCGTATCGAGATCACGGCCGGCACGGCCCAGGCTGTGACGATCAGCGTGACGCAGGACAAGCGCGCTCCGGAGGATCCCGATGCGCTGAGCGTCGATCCGACCGACGACATCACCTTCAAGGCCTCGGGCAGCGAACCCGTGGTGCTGACCGTCACGACCAACGTCGAGTCGTGGGCCTATGAGGTTCCGGAGTGGATCCAGGCCACGAAGGAGGGTGACAAACTGACGCTCTCGGCCGAGGCAAACCCCACGACCAGCACCCGCTCGGGCCGCATCGAGATCTCGGCCGGCTCGGCTCAGACCGTCTACATCAACGTGCTGCAGGAAGCCGGTGACGGTACGGTCGAGGAGGGTGTCAAGGGCTTGCTGAAGAACACCTCCGGCGATGAACTCTCGACGACCATCACCACGATGGACGCTCTGAAGAAGACGGTCCGTTTCGAACTGGCCGAAGCCGCCGAGAAGGAGGTTCAGGTGGAGATCGTGGCCGACGAGGCTTACGTGGCCGAGTACAACTTCATCCACCGCACCAACTACGTGGCCTATCCCGCGTCGGAGGTCTCGGTCGAGGGCGGCAGCGTGACGATCCAGGCCGGCAAGACGGCTTCGAACGACATCACCGTGACGGTCAAGACCGACAACCGCGAGGCGCTGCGCAACAACGTCGAGTACATGCTTCCGCTCACCGTGCGGGCCAAGACGGGCAATGTCTCGCTGTCGGGCGACGATGTGCGGGTCAACTACTTTTTCTCGCGCCAGTGCAAGAAGGAGGTGAAGAACATCCTCTTCTTCGAGGTCAACAGCACCAACCCGCTCAATGCGCTGGAGTATCGTCTCAAGGATGGTTCGATGTTCTTCGACGCCGTGGTGCTCTTCTCGGCCAACATCCGCTGGAACGCCATGTCGGATGAGGTCTACCTGCACAACAACCCCAACGTACAGGCGCTGCTCGACGGTTCGGAGGTCTATCTGCAGCCGCTGCGCAAGGCCGGCATCAAGGTGCTGCTGGGCCTGCTGGGCGACCATACGCCGGCCGGTGTGGCCAACCTGACGGATTACGGCGCCAAGATGTATGCCAGCGATGTGGCCAACGCCATCAAGCAGTATCAGCTCGACGGTGTGGCTCTCGATGACGAGTACACCGAAGGTTCGGGTTCGTCGGCCTGCTTCGCCGGAAACTCCACGACGGCCGCGTCGCGTCTGGCCTACGAGCTGAAGATGGCTATGAAGGAGAAGTGCAACTGGGATACCTACGTCTGCACCTACCAGTACGGGACCTTCTCCCAGTCGCTGCCCGCCTACAAGGGCCAGAATCCCGGTTCGTTCATCGACATCACCGTGGCCGACTATCCGGTCGGTGCCGCCTTCGCCTACTCCGGCATGGACAAGAGCAGCTGCGCCGCCCAGTCGATCGAGCTGAACCTCAACCGCGGCAACGTCAGCGCAGCCTACGGTGCCAAGGAGAAGGGCTACGGATGGTTCATGTGGTTCGCCTTCGATCCGAGCCCCACGTCGAACATCGAGAACAAGGAGGGTTCGGTTCGCGCCTTCAAGGAGGCGGCCGACGGCCTCTACGGCATGGATCTCATCGATCCGACGGGCTACTACAAGAAGGTGACCCCGGGCGGTGACGTCGGCGGTTACGACCCCACGCGCTACGAATTCTGA
- a CDS encoding BT_3987 domain-containing protein, with the protein MKRTSKFVWMACAALVMLAGCKQNDELKHHYDNQVFISASSFASDVRIERTSDQVDKELTRSVTVAMARPEAFDVEVTFRAAPELLDTYREGYYDEAVELLPAVHYDLASASTRIESGKVTSNPLDIRFVKLDELDLTKRYVLPVTIASSNLAVLPSAGTLYFVFQKASLVNVVADLNGNKAWPEWSEATGPVKDMESFTMEGLVFFYEFNNDATSPISTIMGIEDTFLIRVGDSTIPKNQLQVAFGKQKEGAEPGATPDRGTVSSTAMQLKVNRWYHVAVTFDRGEIHVYLDGKERASGSSTGIGLTKVNFAVPHSDEMDYKPRCFWFGYSYDDKRSLNGRIAEARIWNRALSAEEINAENHFYRVSPETADGLVAYWKFNDGQGKSVKDYGPYGYNLTADHDLAWVDVALPEGK; encoded by the coding sequence ATGAAGAGAACCTCTAAATTCGTTTGGATGGCGTGCGCCGCGCTGGTGATGCTGGCCGGCTGCAAGCAGAACGACGAACTCAAGCATCATTACGACAATCAGGTCTTCATTTCGGCCTCGTCCTTCGCCAGCGACGTGCGCATCGAACGGACGTCGGACCAGGTGGACAAGGAGCTGACGCGCAGCGTGACGGTGGCCATGGCCCGTCCCGAGGCATTCGATGTCGAGGTGACCTTCCGCGCCGCCCCCGAACTGCTCGACACCTACCGCGAGGGCTATTACGATGAGGCGGTCGAGCTGCTTCCCGCCGTGCATTACGACCTCGCGTCGGCCTCGACGCGCATCGAGAGCGGCAAGGTGACGAGCAATCCGCTCGATATCCGCTTCGTAAAGCTCGACGAACTCGATCTGACCAAGCGTTACGTGCTGCCGGTGACGATCGCCTCGTCGAATCTGGCCGTGCTGCCGAGCGCCGGAACCCTCTATTTCGTCTTCCAGAAGGCCTCGCTGGTCAACGTCGTGGCCGACCTGAACGGAAACAAGGCCTGGCCCGAATGGAGCGAGGCGACCGGACCCGTCAAGGATATGGAGAGCTTTACGATGGAGGGGCTGGTCTTCTTCTACGAATTCAACAACGACGCCACGAGCCCCATCTCGACGATCATGGGCATCGAGGATACCTTCCTGATCCGTGTGGGCGACTCGACCATCCCGAAGAACCAGCTGCAGGTGGCCTTCGGCAAGCAGAAGGAGGGGGCCGAACCCGGCGCCACACCCGATCGCGGCACGGTCTCGAGCACGGCGATGCAGCTCAAGGTCAACCGCTGGTATCACGTGGCCGTGACCTTCGACCGCGGTGAGATCCACGTCTACCTCGACGGCAAGGAGCGCGCCTCGGGCTCGTCGACGGGCATCGGGCTGACGAAGGTCAACTTCGCCGTGCCGCACTCCGACGAGATGGACTACAAGCCGCGCTGCTTCTGGTTCGGCTATTCGTACGACGACAAGCGTTCGCTCAACGGCCGCATCGCCGAGGCGCGGATCTGGAACCGGGCCCTGTCGGCCGAAGAAATCAACGCCGAGAACCACTTCTACCGCGTCTCCCCCGAGACGGCCGACGGTCTGGTGGCCTACTGGAAATTCAACGACGGCCAGGGCAAGAGCGTCAAGGACTACGGCCCCTACGGCTACAACCTGACGGCCGATCACGACCTGGCATGGGTCGATGTCGCCCTGCCCGAGGGAAAATAA
- a CDS encoding glycoside hydrolase family 18 encodes MKKAFMPVVLGVLLMSGACGDWTEPENLDFRRPTPEEQNPEAYGHYLAALRDYKQQPHKVSMMTVRGTSERPTLQTQHLTALPDSIDFICVEQAEGLHPVLAAEIGEVLAAKGTRTLCMVDYATIDASWALLEEAREEAGQPAGTDEEYAAYYAEQTRRQLACCDASGFAGIVVSYQGRRATDRDISGQNAFMGAVAEWRAAHAGQLMFLRGNTQNLLDDYKPLLLKSDYIIVLAESFKTPAELTRAVQRKLDSDDNFPSDRFLLEVSIPSLEDPTQVGATAQVGAEWVVEAEEGFTKCGLGFSNAQDDYYNATRIYNNIRQAIRIMNSNTANDHEENL; translated from the coding sequence ATGAAAAAAGCATTTATGCCGGTCGTGCTGGGCGTGCTGCTGATGAGCGGTGCGTGCGGCGACTGGACCGAGCCGGAGAATCTGGATTTCCGCCGTCCGACCCCCGAGGAGCAGAATCCCGAGGCCTACGGGCACTATCTGGCTGCGCTGCGCGACTACAAGCAGCAGCCGCACAAGGTGTCGATGATGACCGTCCGGGGTACGAGCGAGCGCCCGACGCTGCAGACCCAGCATCTGACGGCCCTGCCCGACAGCATCGACTTCATCTGCGTGGAGCAGGCCGAGGGGCTGCATCCCGTACTGGCGGCCGAAATCGGCGAGGTGCTCGCCGCGAAGGGCACGCGCACGCTCTGCATGGTCGACTACGCGACGATCGATGCGTCGTGGGCCCTGCTCGAGGAGGCGCGCGAGGAGGCCGGCCAGCCCGCCGGAACCGACGAGGAGTATGCGGCCTACTATGCCGAACAGACCCGTCGCCAGCTGGCCTGCTGCGACGCTTCGGGCTTTGCCGGAATCGTCGTCTCGTACCAGGGCCGCCGGGCCACGGATCGCGACATCAGCGGCCAGAACGCCTTCATGGGAGCCGTTGCCGAGTGGCGTGCGGCCCATGCCGGACAGCTGATGTTCCTGCGCGGCAACACGCAGAACCTGCTCGACGACTACAAGCCGCTGCTGCTGAAGAGCGACTACATCATCGTCCTGGCGGAGTCGTTCAAGACCCCGGCCGAACTGACGCGTGCCGTGCAGCGCAAGCTCGACAGCGACGACAACTTCCCCTCGGACCGCTTCCTGCTGGAGGTCAGCATCCCCTCGCTGGAGGATCCCACCCAGGTGGGTGCCACGGCCCAGGTGGGTGCCGAGTGGGTGGTTGAGGCCGAGGAGGGCTTCACGAAGTGCGGTCTGGGATTCTCCAACGCCCAGGACGACTATTACAACGCCACGCGGATCTACAACAACATCCGTCAGGCCATCCGTATCATGAACTCCAATACCGCAAACGACCATGAAGAGAACCTCTAA
- a CDS encoding SusD/RagB family nutrient-binding outer membrane lipoprotein — MKYNLLKTGALLVSVLGAACTSNYMDINTNPYEVSKDQMQTDGYAVSAALKALCGTVVSTDVNTAQFTDCLLGGTQGGYYADSNSGWATTISNYNPTDDWSRVFMASDKIIPTLYPNFKLLENLTDDPVTLAIARVIKVCAMSRVTDTYGPIPYSAIGEDGKIQVPYDSQQEVYRRMFEELNAAIAVLKENRTGGISAEVDPVYGGSAEKWGRLANSMKLRLAMRIVYADPTTAREMAESAVSLADNGLGVLASNDDNAMLPATAFGKDGNPLMAACKYNQPDGTFTGGDTHAAADIICYMNGYRDPRREKYFVKSEWPGVDYVGLRRGIEIPSLNSVGRKYSGVNFVNGSLTPVQWMNAAEVAFLKAEARAVFGFDMGGEAGDLYNEGIRLSLEQWGVGAEFAAYTADDGRLPQSYTDPAGTNSYSTPLSTLGVAWDNAATKEQMQERILIQKWIANFHLGNEAWADYRRTGFPHLIPATEKGNKSNGKVKSELGARRMPYPMAEYTNNGENVRQALTLLGGPDEMGTRVWWDCNPATMNE; from the coding sequence ATGAAATACAACCTTTTGAAAACGGGGGCGCTTCTGGTGTCCGTACTGGGCGCGGCATGCACCTCGAACTACATGGATATCAACACGAACCCCTACGAGGTCTCGAAGGATCAGATGCAGACCGACGGCTATGCCGTCTCGGCCGCACTGAAGGCGCTCTGCGGCACGGTGGTCTCCACCGACGTCAACACGGCCCAGTTTACGGACTGTCTGCTGGGCGGCACGCAGGGCGGTTACTACGCCGATTCGAACAGCGGCTGGGCCACGACCATCTCCAACTACAACCCCACGGACGACTGGTCGCGTGTCTTCATGGCCAGCGACAAGATCATCCCGACGCTCTATCCCAACTTCAAGCTCCTCGAAAACCTCACGGACGACCCCGTGACGCTGGCCATCGCCCGCGTCATCAAGGTCTGCGCCATGAGCCGCGTGACCGACACCTACGGCCCGATCCCCTATTCGGCCATCGGTGAGGACGGCAAGATCCAGGTGCCCTACGATTCGCAGCAGGAGGTCTACCGCCGCATGTTCGAGGAGCTGAACGCCGCCATCGCCGTGCTGAAGGAGAACCGCACGGGCGGCATTTCGGCCGAGGTCGATCCCGTCTACGGCGGCAGCGCCGAGAAGTGGGGACGGCTGGCCAACTCGATGAAGCTGCGTCTGGCCATGCGCATCGTCTATGCCGACCCGACGACGGCCCGCGAGATGGCCGAAAGCGCCGTCAGCCTGGCCGACAACGGCCTCGGGGTCCTCGCCTCGAACGACGACAACGCCATGCTCCCCGCCACGGCCTTCGGCAAGGACGGCAATCCGCTGATGGCCGCCTGCAAGTACAACCAGCCCGATGGTACGTTCACCGGCGGCGATACGCACGCTGCGGCCGACATCATCTGCTACATGAACGGCTACCGCGACCCGCGCCGCGAGAAGTATTTCGTCAAGTCGGAGTGGCCCGGGGTCGATTATGTGGGTCTTCGCCGCGGCATCGAGATCCCGTCGCTCAACTCCGTGGGCCGCAAGTACTCGGGCGTGAACTTCGTCAACGGCAGCTTGACGCCCGTGCAGTGGATGAATGCCGCCGAGGTGGCCTTCCTGAAGGCCGAGGCCCGGGCCGTCTTCGGATTCGACATGGGCGGCGAGGCCGGCGACCTCTACAACGAGGGCATCCGCCTCTCGCTCGAACAGTGGGGCGTGGGCGCCGAGTTTGCGGCCTACACGGCCGATGACGGACGCCTCCCGCAGTCCTACACCGATCCCGCCGGCACGAACTCCTACAGCACGCCGCTCTCGACGCTGGGCGTGGCCTGGGACAACGCCGCGACGAAGGAGCAGATGCAGGAGCGCATCCTGATCCAGAAGTGGATCGCCAACTTCCATCTGGGCAACGAGGCCTGGGCCGACTACCGCCGTACGGGCTTCCCGCACCTGATCCCCGCCACCGAAAAGGGCAACAAGAGCAACGGCAAGGTGAAATCCGAACTCGGCGCCCGCCGCATGCCCTATCCCATGGCCGAATATACGAACAACGGCGAGAATGTCCGTCAGGCGCTGACGCTGCTCGGCGGCCCCGACGAGATGGGTACGCGCGTATGGTGGGACTGCAACCCCGCCACGATGAACGAGTAA